Proteins from one Hydrogenophaga sp. SL48 genomic window:
- a CDS encoding ABC transporter ATP-binding protein → MTPSPVAVDSADAIVRVHGVSKTYAGGFQALKNVNLDIRRGEIFALLGPNGAGKTTLISVICGMVNASEGTITADGFDTVRDYRKARATIGLVPQELHTDAFETVWATVSFSRGLFGQAPNPAYIEKILKDLSLWDKKDNKIMTLSGGMKRRVLIAKALSHEPKILFLDEPSAGVDVELRHDMWRLVRELRDAGTTIILTTHYIEEAEDMADRIGVIRKGELIVVEDKAVLMRQLGQKQLALSLQHPLAAVPPSLAPWPLALSADGLTLTYSFDAQKDDTGIAELLAALGAQGIGFKDLRSSESSLEDIFVSLVHEPKDQQKASV, encoded by the coding sequence ATGACCCCATCCCCAGTCGCGGTCGATTCCGCCGACGCCATCGTCCGCGTGCACGGCGTCAGCAAGACCTATGCCGGCGGCTTCCAGGCGCTGAAGAACGTGAACCTCGACATCCGGCGCGGCGAGATCTTTGCGCTGCTCGGGCCCAACGGCGCGGGCAAGACCACGCTCATCAGCGTCATCTGCGGCATGGTCAACGCCAGCGAGGGAACGATCACCGCCGACGGCTTCGACACCGTGCGCGACTACCGGAAAGCCCGCGCCACCATCGGCCTGGTGCCGCAGGAACTGCACACCGACGCGTTTGAAACCGTGTGGGCCACGGTCAGCTTCAGTCGGGGCCTGTTTGGCCAGGCGCCCAACCCGGCCTACATCGAGAAGATCCTGAAAGACCTCTCGCTCTGGGACAAGAAAGACAACAAGATCATGACGCTCTCGGGCGGCATGAAGCGCCGCGTGCTGATCGCCAAGGCGCTCTCGCACGAGCCCAAGATCCTGTTCCTCGACGAGCCCAGCGCGGGCGTGGACGTGGAGCTGCGGCACGACATGTGGCGCCTGGTGCGCGAGCTGCGCGACGCGGGCACCACCATCATCCTCACCACGCACTACATCGAAGAGGCCGAAGACATGGCCGACCGCATCGGCGTGATCCGCAAGGGCGAGCTGATCGTGGTGGAAGACAAGGCGGTGCTCATGCGCCAGCTCGGCCAGAAGCAGCTGGCGCTCTCGCTGCAGCACCCCTTGGCGGCGGTGCCGCCCTCGCTGGCCCCGTGGCCGCTCGCGCTCTCGGCCGACGGCCTCACGCTGACCTACAGCTTCGACGCGCAGAAAGACGACACCGGCATCGCCGAGCTGCTGGCCGCGCTGGGCGCGCAGGGCATCGGCTTCAAAGACCTGCGCTCCAGCGAAAGCTCGCTCGAAGACATCTTCGTGAGCCTGGTGCACGAACCAAAAGACCAACAGAAAGCGAGCGTTTGA
- a CDS encoding ABC transporter permease, whose protein sequence is MNLHAVRAIYMFEMNRAFRTWAQSIIAPVLSTSLYFIVFGSAIGSRMGDIGGVSYGAYIIPGLLMLSLLSESISNAAFGIYMPKWSGTIYELLSAPVNWVEVLLGYVGAAASKSLLLGVLILLTARAFVPYEIAHPVWMVGFLLLTAITFCLFGFIIGLWADSFQKLQVIPLLVITPLTFLGGAFYSISMLPEPWQTVSLFNPVVYLISGLRWAFYGAADVHIGISTGMTLMFMFACLGVVWWVFKTGHRIRR, encoded by the coding sequence TTGAACCTGCACGCCGTGCGCGCCATCTACATGTTCGAGATGAACCGCGCCTTCCGCACCTGGGCGCAGAGCATCATCGCGCCCGTGCTCAGCACCTCGCTCTACTTCATCGTCTTCGGCTCGGCCATCGGCTCGCGCATGGGTGACATCGGCGGTGTGAGCTACGGCGCCTACATCATCCCCGGCCTGCTCATGCTCTCGCTGCTGAGCGAAAGCATCTCCAACGCGGCCTTCGGCATCTACATGCCCAAATGGTCGGGCACCATCTACGAGCTGCTGAGTGCGCCGGTGAACTGGGTCGAGGTGCTGCTGGGCTACGTGGGCGCGGCGGCCAGCAAGAGCCTGCTGCTCGGCGTGCTGATCCTGCTGACCGCGCGCGCGTTCGTGCCCTATGAGATCGCGCACCCGGTGTGGATGGTCGGCTTCCTGCTGCTCACGGCCATCACCTTCTGCCTGTTCGGTTTCATCATCGGCCTGTGGGCCGACAGCTTCCAGAAACTGCAGGTGATCCCGCTGCTGGTCATCACCCCGCTCACCTTCCTGGGCGGCGCGTTCTACAGCATCAGCATGCTGCCCGAGCCGTGGCAGACGGTGTCGCTGTTCAACCCGGTGGTCTACCTCATCAGCGGCCTGCGCTGGGCCTTCTACGGCGCGGCCGACGTGCACATCGGCATCAGCACCGGCATGACGCTGATGTTCATGTTCGCCTGTCTGGGTGTGGTGTGGTGGGTGTTCAAGACCGGGCACCGCATCAGGCGGTGA
- a CDS encoding PAS domain S-box protein → MLDSRPLEDPADIRKDQRRRSRRSARWVMVAIALLMLGMALVDHLLAPPGESRSFISLSLGGVALLYLMLQSRPRRWESPLMVMGVLVFTVWAVHSYGSVRSASTQALLGAVVMAGTYLSLRALWATTAAGVLILGGLTWAEAGGHLVKAGFAPDLRFWLMGSVIIAVIGALLHHTRKATDEAYLRQLNQMEERLRLEHERDRSQRRFQRIFRLNPTALMIQFAGTRTVLEVNPAFERDFGYPVDQLVGRSAGTFWADEPSWQAHCQRLFETGRTGWQNADWRRSDGQVIEVLVSSELNEDPGGLMILTTVVDAPDAQGASGALTA, encoded by the coding sequence ATGCTTGATTCGCGCCCCCTGGAAGACCCCGCCGACATCCGCAAGGACCAGCGGCGGCGCAGCCGCCGCAGCGCGCGCTGGGTGATGGTGGCCATCGCGCTGTTGATGCTGGGCATGGCGCTGGTCGACCACCTGCTCGCCCCACCCGGGGAGTCGCGCTCGTTCATCTCCCTCTCGTTGGGCGGGGTGGCGTTGCTGTACCTGATGCTGCAGTCGCGGCCACGCCGGTGGGAGAGCCCGCTGATGGTCATGGGCGTGCTGGTGTTCACCGTCTGGGCGGTGCACAGCTACGGCTCGGTGCGCTCGGCCTCGACCCAGGCCCTGCTGGGGGCGGTGGTGATGGCGGGCACCTACCTGAGCCTGCGCGCGCTGTGGGCGACCACCGCTGCGGGCGTGCTCATCCTGGGCGGGTTGACCTGGGCGGAGGCCGGTGGGCATCTCGTGAAAGCCGGCTTCGCGCCCGACCTGCGGTTCTGGCTGATGGGCAGCGTCATCATCGCGGTGATCGGGGCGCTGCTGCACCACACGCGCAAGGCGACCGACGAGGCCTACCTGCGGCAGCTCAACCAGATGGAAGAACGCCTGCGGCTGGAGCACGAGCGGGACCGGTCCCAGCGCCGGTTCCAGCGCATCTTCCGGCTCAACCCCACCGCGCTCATGATCCAGTTTGCGGGCACACGGACCGTGCTCGAGGTCAATCCGGCGTTCGAGCGTGACTTTGGCTACCCGGTCGATCAGCTCGTGGGCCGGTCGGCCGGGACATTCTGGGCCGACGAGCCGTCGTGGCAGGCGCATTGCCAGCGCCTGTTCGAAACGGGGCGCACCGGGTGGCAGAACGCCGACTGGCGGCGGTCCGATGGCCAGGTGATCGAGGTGCTGGTCAGCAGCGAACTGAACGAAGACCCGGGCGGCTTGATGATCCTCACCACGGTGGTGGATGCGCCAGACGCGCAGGGCGCCAGCGGCGCGCTCACCGCCTGA
- a CDS encoding PAS domain-containing protein, protein MIDLSSLSHAPLWPEPPSIVAARAKMAMRLSWMTAALGLGLFAVDRFTGVPATADSMMTLVLAVMGALSWGLLKVRRYNSVAWLLVVFLFGMAAASTWFFGSVRTVNIALILMGQVASGIFLSRRGLVCTTAAAIALLGGLTWAEAAGLLAGQPRFVVGWRTWMTQSMSLVGVAAMMYLNRTQMHMAQAMHLREATQRLRAQLDRDLGQDRFSRLFQSSPTPIFVQSSRTGLILDVNKAFERTLGHARKDVLNRRDGFLWLPDEEHQRFVRARRASRRIGWHPITALCRDGRPLALQISSERDDDPDDGLLITALRVPGSMTGGLPTLHAPLEPWPHA, encoded by the coding sequence TTGATCGATCTGTCGAGCCTTTCCCATGCACCGCTGTGGCCCGAGCCACCGTCCATCGTGGCCGCGCGCGCGAAGATGGCCATGCGGCTGTCCTGGATGACGGCGGCACTGGGGCTGGGCTTGTTCGCGGTGGATCGCTTCACGGGCGTGCCCGCCACGGCGGACAGCATGATGACGCTGGTGCTGGCGGTCATGGGCGCGCTGTCCTGGGGGCTGCTGAAGGTCCGCCGCTACAACAGCGTGGCGTGGCTGCTGGTGGTGTTCCTGTTCGGCATGGCGGCGGCATCGACCTGGTTTTTCGGGTCGGTGCGAACGGTCAACATCGCGCTGATCCTGATGGGGCAGGTGGCGTCGGGGATTTTCCTGAGCCGCCGTGGCCTGGTCTGCACCACGGCCGCCGCGATCGCCTTGCTGGGGGGGCTGACCTGGGCCGAGGCCGCGGGCCTGCTGGCCGGCCAGCCGCGTTTTGTGGTGGGCTGGCGCACCTGGATGACACAGAGCATGAGCCTGGTGGGCGTGGCCGCGATGATGTACCTGAACCGGACGCAGATGCACATGGCGCAGGCCATGCACCTTCGCGAAGCGACGCAGCGCCTGAGAGCCCAGCTCGACCGGGACCTCGGGCAGGACCGGTTCTCGCGCCTGTTCCAGTCCAGCCCCACGCCGATCTTTGTGCAGTCGTCGCGCACGGGCTTGATCCTGGACGTGAACAAGGCCTTCGAGCGCACGCTGGGCCACGCGCGCAAGGACGTGTTGAACCGGCGCGACGGGTTCCTGTGGTTGCCGGACGAGGAGCACCAGCGCTTTGTCCGCGCCCGCCGGGCCTCACGGCGCATCGGGTGGCACCCGATCACGGCGCTGTGCCGCGACGGCCGGCCGCTCGCCCTGCAGATCAGCAGCGAGCGGGACGACGACCCGGACGACGGGTTGCTGATCACGGCGTTGCGCGTGCCCGGCAGCATGACCGGTGGGTTGCCGACCTTGCATGCCCCGCTGGAGCCCTGGCCCCATGCTTGA
- a CDS encoding RNA recognition motif domain-containing protein has translation MGNKLYVGNLPYTVRDEDLQQSFSEFGSVTSAKVMMERDTGRSKGFGFVEMGSDAEAQAAIKGMNGQSLGGRSVTVNEARPMEARPPRTGGYGGDRSGGGGGYGGGGDRSGGGGYGGGGDRGGYGGGGGGRGGY, from the coding sequence ATGGGCAATAAACTTTACGTCGGCAACCTGCCGTACACCGTCCGTGACGAAGACCTGCAACAGTCCTTCAGCGAGTTCGGCTCGGTCACCAGCGCCAAGGTCATGATGGAACGCGACACCGGTCGCTCCAAGGGCTTTGGTTTTGTCGAAATGGGCAGCGATGCCGAGGCACAAGCCGCCATCAAGGGCATGAACGGTCAGTCGCTGGGTGGCCGCAGTGTCACGGTGAACGAAGCCCGTCCGATGGAAGCACGTCCTCCCCGCACCGGCGGCTACGGCGGTGACCGTTCGGGCGGCGGCGGTGGTTACGGCGGTGGCGGCGATCGCTCCGGTGGTGGCGGCTACGGCGGTGGCGGCGATCGCGGCGGCTACGGCGGTGGCGGTGGTGGTCGCGGCGGCTACTGA
- a CDS encoding single-stranded DNA-binding protein, translating to MIDGLIAGRLMGDASRRVDKAGRTYIVARVLARNKMDEEFIVNVIAFDEAPCAALLALADGEALTLSGALTPKVWTDKQGIARPSLDLIAAQVMTAYHVSRKQAALGGAEGESL from the coding sequence ATGATCGACGGACTCATTGCCGGCCGCCTGATGGGCGACGCCTCCCGCCGCGTGGACAAGGCGGGCCGCACCTACATCGTGGCGCGCGTGCTGGCGCGCAACAAGATGGACGAGGAGTTCATCGTCAACGTGATCGCGTTCGACGAAGCGCCCTGCGCGGCGCTGCTGGCGCTGGCCGATGGCGAGGCGCTCACGCTCTCGGGCGCGCTGACACCCAAGGTGTGGACCGACAAACAGGGCATCGCCCGCCCGAGTCTGGATTTGATCGCCGCGCAGGTGATGACGGCCTACCACGTGAGCCGCAAGCAGGCGGCGCTGGGTGGGGCTGAGGGCGAGTCGCTGTAG
- a CDS encoding NAD-dependent epimerase/dehydratase family protein — MSDSSTVLVLGASGGIGGEMARLLLARGWRVRAMKRGLGVARLEQGGIEWVEGDALQAADVMAAAQGCSVIVHAVNPPGYRRWAEWVLPMIDNTIAAAQAQGATVVLPGTVYNHGPDAFPLIAEDAPQNAHTPKGRIRVELEQRLASAAQAGRMKVIVVRAGDFFGPRAGNNWFSQGMVKPGRAVRSVNTPAAAGVGHQFAYLPDVARTMAELLDRRDTLPAFASFHMAGHWDATGTALAEAVQRAVVRRGGAVPAMRPFPWWLVQLASPFVTTFRELLGMRYLWQQPVRLDNRRLVQQLGHEPHTPLDEAVEATLVGLGCLPPDGVPMPVQGAHA; from the coding sequence ATGTCGGATTCATCAACGGTCTTGGTGCTCGGTGCCAGCGGCGGCATCGGCGGGGAAATGGCCCGCCTGCTGCTGGCGCGGGGCTGGCGGGTTCGCGCCATGAAGCGCGGGCTGGGGGTGGCGCGTCTCGAGCAGGGTGGCATCGAATGGGTAGAGGGCGACGCGCTGCAGGCGGCCGACGTGATGGCCGCAGCGCAGGGCTGCTCGGTCATCGTGCACGCGGTGAACCCGCCCGGCTACCGCCGCTGGGCCGAGTGGGTGCTGCCCATGATCGACAACACCATTGCGGCCGCGCAGGCCCAGGGCGCCACGGTGGTGCTGCCGGGCACGGTCTACAACCACGGGCCCGACGCGTTCCCGCTGATTGCCGAAGACGCGCCGCAGAACGCCCACACCCCCAAGGGCCGCATTCGCGTGGAACTGGAGCAGCGCCTGGCCAGCGCCGCACAGGCGGGTCGCATGAAGGTCATCGTGGTGCGCGCCGGCGATTTCTTCGGCCCCCGCGCGGGCAACAACTGGTTCAGCCAGGGCATGGTCAAGCCCGGGCGCGCGGTGCGCAGCGTGAACACCCCGGCCGCTGCCGGCGTGGGCCACCAGTTCGCCTACCTGCCCGACGTGGCCCGCACCATGGCCGAGCTGCTGGACCGCCGCGACACCCTACCGGCCTTCGCCAGCTTCCACATGGCGGGCCACTGGGACGCCACGGGCACCGCCCTGGCCGAGGCCGTGCAGCGCGCCGTGGTGCGCCGGGGTGGCGCAGTGCCGGCCATGCGGCCGTTTCCCTGGTGGCTGGTGCAACTGGCCTCGCCCTTCGTGACCACCTTCCGCGAACTGCTGGGCATGCGCTACCTGTGGCAACAGCCGGTGCGTCTGGACAACCGCCGGCTGGTGCAGCAGCTGGGCCACGAACCGCACACCCCGCTGGACGAAGCGGTGGAGGCCACGCTGGTGGGTCTGGGTTGCCTGCCGCCGGATGGCGTGCCCATGCCGGTGCAAGGGGCACACGCCTGA
- a CDS encoding LysR family transcriptional regulator produces MDKTIGWELYRSLLAVLEEGSLSGAARALGLTQPTVGRHVALLEAALGTTLFTRSQAGLLPTEAALTLRDGAEAMHNMAASLERSARSLGEGVRGTVRISASEVMGVEVLPPLLAALQAQHPELRVELVTSNALQDLVRREVDIAVRMTPPQQDVLLATRVGDVELGLHAHRSYLERHGQPASVADLAHHVLIGFDRETPFLRSAATKLPIWQRDNFHWRCDSDLAQLALLRAGAGIGVCQTALARRDPNLVRVLPTRLSMKLTTWVAMHEGLRNSPRCKAAFDALVKGLRRYVK; encoded by the coding sequence ATGGACAAGACCATTGGATGGGAGCTGTACCGCTCGTTGCTGGCGGTGCTGGAAGAAGGCTCGCTCTCCGGCGCGGCGCGGGCGCTGGGCCTCACGCAGCCCACGGTGGGCCGCCATGTGGCGCTGCTCGAAGCCGCGCTGGGCACCACCCTGTTCACGCGCTCGCAGGCCGGCCTGCTGCCCACCGAAGCCGCGCTCACGCTGCGCGACGGCGCTGAAGCCATGCACAACATGGCGGCCTCGCTGGAGCGCAGCGCGCGCAGCCTGGGCGAAGGCGTGCGTGGCACGGTGCGCATCTCCGCCAGCGAAGTGATGGGCGTGGAGGTGTTGCCGCCCCTGCTGGCTGCGCTGCAGGCGCAACACCCGGAACTGCGCGTCGAGCTGGTGACCAGCAACGCCCTGCAAGACCTGGTGCGCCGCGAGGTGGACATCGCCGTGCGCATGACCCCGCCCCAGCAAGACGTGCTGCTCGCCACCCGCGTGGGCGACGTGGAGCTGGGCCTGCACGCCCACCGCAGCTACCTCGAACGCCATGGCCAGCCCGCGTCGGTGGCCGATCTGGCCCACCATGTGCTGATCGGCTTCGACCGCGAGACCCCGTTCCTGCGCAGCGCCGCCACCAAGCTGCCGATCTGGCAACGCGACAACTTCCACTGGCGCTGCGACAGCGATCTGGCCCAGCTGGCCCTGCTGCGCGCCGGCGCCGGCATCGGCGTGTGCCAGACCGCCCTCGCCCGCCGCGACCCGAACCTGGTGCGCGTGCTGCCCACGCGGCTGTCCATGAAGCTGACCACCTGGGTGGCCATGCACGAAGGCCTGCGCAACAGCCCGCGTTGCAAGGCGGCGTTTGATGCGCTGGTGAAGGGCTTGCGGCGGTATGTGAAGTGA
- a CDS encoding glutathione S-transferase, whose product MTPTPLLYTYRRCPYAMRARMALLQAGVAFDAFEIVLRDKPAEMLALSPKGTVPVLRLPDGQVLEQSLDIMRWAFVETGDVEGWWARAQSAANLELLAVCDGAFKHHLDRYKYPERFDGVDSRAHHREQAVDVLLKPLNAQLQSTGQLAGQTPCATDIAIFPFVRQFAAVEPGWLEAHPLSALKGWLSGWRSHALFNTAMTKLPAQQTTTFPTA is encoded by the coding sequence ATGACCCCCACCCCGCTGCTCTACACCTACCGGCGCTGCCCCTACGCCATGCGCGCACGGATGGCCTTGTTGCAGGCGGGCGTGGCGTTTGATGCGTTCGAGATCGTGTTGCGCGACAAACCCGCGGAGATGCTGGCCCTCTCACCCAAGGGCACGGTGCCCGTGCTGCGGCTGCCAGACGGGCAGGTGCTGGAACAGAGCCTGGACATCATGCGCTGGGCCTTTGTGGAAACCGGCGACGTCGAGGGCTGGTGGGCGCGTGCGCAAAGCGCCGCGAACCTCGAGCTGCTGGCGGTCTGCGATGGCGCGTTCAAACACCATCTGGACCGCTACAAATACCCCGAGCGCTTCGATGGCGTGGATTCCAGAGCGCATCACCGCGAGCAGGCGGTGGACGTGCTGTTGAAGCCGCTGAACGCGCAGCTGCAAAGCACCGGCCAGCTGGCCGGCCAAACTCCATGCGCCACCGACATCGCCATCTTTCCGTTCGTGCGACAGTTCGCTGCGGTGGAGCCAGGGTGGTTGGAGGCGCACCCCTTGTCAGCCCTCAAGGGCTGGTTGAGCGGGTGGCGGTCACACGCCCTGTTCAACACCGCCATGACCAAACTGCCCGCCCAGCAGACGACCACTTTCCCTACGGCGTGA